Below is a window of Oryza brachyantha chromosome 10, ObraRS2, whole genome shotgun sequence DNA.
TAAATCTGTTAGCAAGATATAGCACTGCTCCTACCCATTGCCATTGGACTAGAGTTAAGAATATCTTCCGATATCTTAATGGCACAAAAGATTTAGGATTGTTCTTCAAGAAGAACAAGGATGCGACTTTAATCGTGTATATTGATGCTGGTTATCTATCTGATCCCCACAACGCCAGATCACAAACAAGATTCGTACTTTTATAACGTGGGACAGCTATTTCATGGAAATCTTCGAAGCAAACCCTGGTAGCCACTTTCATGAACCATAAGCATCACGTGAATGTGTATGGCTTCACAGAATGGCTAAGGTATTGGGTCATTAGAATTACCCACCATTATCTATGAAGATAATGCCGCTTGTGTTGTTCAGATGGAAACTGGTTAAGAGCAACATCACTAAGCATATTactcctaaattattttatcctcATGAGCTTCAGCACCATGGAGAGATAAAAAACTCGCAAACTAAGTCATATGATAATCTTGCtgatttattcacaaaatctCTACCACATTCCAcattctcaaaatgtattgAAGGAATTAGTATGAGGAGACTTAAGAGTCTGCAGGATTCATGGAGAGTACCTCTCTCAAGAAAATAACCTACTCCCATTATATTATACTCTATTCTTTGTATGAGTTTTTACCCCTTGCGTATTCTCATTCAATGTTTTTAACGAGGTAATATTAACACAAGCTCTTAATATATCACGTTATTCtccttattttttctattgggTTTTTGAGGAGTTTTTACCTGATATATCTTAATAGTGAATTATACAATATCTTTCCAAGATTATATTTACAGATCTTTCAAGTCTAGATTCGATCAAGGGGAGTGCTATGAAATATTTGGAGtgatctcatccatccaagGGATAGATCTAATCCATCCAGATACAAAGGAGGATACCCGAAGGAGAAGCATTCTTCACGTGTATATCTCCAATTAGCGTCTTTCTAGAATAAGTACGACGTTTCCCAAACTTCGTACGCCACGGTTCACACCGTATccctctatatatattgaattaaCGATGAATGAGAAGATCGATCCCATTCCTCTTCCTCTGTTCCTCTGTTGTAGTCTCTCAATTTTAACAGTGACAAGATAGTGAAATGATAAATGGTCAATATTCCTTTATAGACTTCAAACAACCACCCTTATTGTCTTGTTTTTCATTCCCTGTTATTTTAATTGCGGCAACTCTAGAGTCGGGACTAGCACTCCATCCCGGAAAAACGATATATAGTGTTTGTACGTTCTTTTATTAGTGTACATCAAATCTGTCACAGCACAAGATAGAGAAGCCTAGTCAGCAAAACCAGCAAATGGactgaaatatatatacccGAAACCCTACTATCAAACAAAAGAGCGGAACTGCTTCCTCGAAGTAGCCAGTATAAACGTAGAAGTTACAGCACAGCTTACCTTTCAAGAGATAATGGTTATTTCCTCCAATTCAGCTGGGTACAAGATAAGATGTTTCGGTTTTTGTCTACATCTAGTCAAagccaaaatattttacagaaggataattagaaaatatatatttagcttTGAACAATATTTACTTGAAAACAATGTACTACGAAAGTATATTTACATcctacataaacattaaaattttcctttattaaTATTACACTCTAagcatttattgttttttaatagttgAAGTTGGATCGGTAATGTGCTCAACAGtgacaagtttttttttgaaatcgTGTGAATCACACGGGGTGATTATTTGCGACATATTTATGAATCGTACCCTATAATAAAGAATATGATTTCTCACTAGCAAATGACAGCGTCAATAGTTAAATGCACAAAGGCAAATCTGTACTctcaattatattttttcttacatgCAAATGATGCTTCTGAATGTTTGGTCTTATTCCTCTAATTAGTACTACATACTAGTGTCTTGTCTTCTGAAATGTACCATGGGATGGGATCACGAAATCACCAACGCACAAGGCCCTCACATGATACTGCAAATTGGAGACGGTTCGTCATAGGCGCACTGGATACAGGAGCGCCCTCCTGTGTTCGGCGCGCCATAGCACAGTGGTGCAGGGGAGCAGCACCGGCAGCCACAACCGTGGCAGTGCGCGTGGCACAGGCAGACGCTCCCCAGGGCCGTGGGGGTGCCGCATGCGCTGCAGAAGAACGCCCTCGctgccgacgccggcgcgggtggcggcggcggcggcggcggcggtggcgcctcctgcttcttcctctcctccttgaGATGGATGTCCTTGATCACACTGCCGGCCCTGCGGTGAAGCTTGCAGGGGAGCACGAGCGGGTCGAAAC
It encodes the following:
- the LOC121055610 gene encoding protein PYRICULARIA ORYZAE RESISTANCE 21-like — encoded protein: MADKVSSLVITVDLSCCRSFKKIRKTLCKLQESEDIRAIVYDDKAGTVTVSGGFDPLVLPCKLHRRAGSVIKDIHLKEERKKQEAPPPPPPPPPPAPASAARAFFCSACGTPTALGSVCLCHAHCHGCGCRCCSPAPLCYGAPNTGGRSCIQCAYDEPSPICSIM